The genome window AGATCCAGGACATCGTCGAAAAGACCCTGATGAAGTCCGAGTGGCACGATATTGCCCGCCGCTACATTGTTTATCGCGACGAGCGCCGCCGCAAACGCGACGAGGAAAAGAAAGAACCCCAGGGCATTTCCATCACGATGGCCGAGAAGGAAGGCCTGGAAGTCCGCCACAAGGACGGCACGGTCGAGAAGCTCGATATCGAGCGCCTGAAGCTCGTCGTCGCCGAAGCCTGCCACGGTATCGAAGACAAATGTTCCGTGGAACGGGTGCTCCAGGGCGCGCTGAAGAACTGCTTTAAGGGCATGCCCGCCACGCAGCTCCGCGAAGCCATGCTGCTGGCCGTCCGCCCCTTGATCGAAATGGAACCCGCGTATACGTTCGTCGCGGCCCGTTTCCTTCTCCGTAAGGGGTATTCGGAGCTGGTCGGCAAAGAAATCAGCATCAAGGAAATGCGCAAGGCTTATCCGGCCGCGTTCCGGTCTTCGATCGAGCTCGGCGTGAAAGTGCAGCGTCTTTCCCCGAAGCTCCAGGATTTCGACCTCGACAGGCTCGGCAAGGCGCTCAAACCCGAACGCGACCTTCAGTTCCAGTACATGGGCCTGCAGACGCTCTACGACCGCTACTTCCTTCACGACAAGGGCCGCCGCTTCGAAACGCCGCAGATTTTCTGGATGCGCGTCGCGATGGGCCTGGCCGTCAACGAAGGCGAGCAGAAGAACGAACG of Verrucomicrobiia bacterium contains these proteins:
- a CDS encoding ATP cone domain-containing protein; amino-acid sequence: MVQANPHVSALTVKKRNGQLVPFYDIHIFNAVESAFKAQYSIPLESELDAHSKANVRKVTDSVVKWCEDQAGKNKVVFIEDIQNAVIRELKEQGHREIAERYSAYRRLHDLKRFESERITVQKRDGRVVPFMHEKIVIAVGKAFSAMQQGAPLDDQSRRDVIEVTDRVVAQIKALSAGIFTISIEEIQDIVEKTLMKSEWHDIARRYIVYRDERRRKRDEEKKEPQGISITMAEKEGLEVRHKDGTVEKLDIERLKLVVAEACHGIEDKCSVERVLQGALKNCFKGMPATQLREAMLLAVRPLIEMEPAYTFVAARFLLRKGYSELVGKEISIKEMRKAYPAAFRSSIELGVKVQRLSPKLQDFDLDRLGKALKPERDLQFQYMGLQTLYDRYFLHDKGRRFETPQIFWMRVAMGLAVNEGEQKNERAIEFYDVLSSFRFVSSTPTLFNAGSLHSQLSSCFLTTVSDDL